In a single window of the Apteryx mantelli isolate bAptMan1 chromosome 11, bAptMan1.hap1, whole genome shotgun sequence genome:
- the LOC136992996 gene encoding olfactory receptor 14J1-like — protein sequence MPNSSSLSEFLLLAFTDTRELQLLHFLLFMGIYLAALLGNGLIITAIACDHRLHTPMYFFLLNLSLLDFGTISVIVPKSMSNSLWDAKSISYLGCVVQLFFIVFFILAEYSILTVMAYDRYIAICKPLNYGTVMDSRACVKIAVAAWASGFLSAFMHTANTFSIPLCRGNTVDQFFCEIPQILKLSCSDSYLREVGLIAVTACLGFGCFIFIVLSYVQIFTAVLRIPSEQGRNKAFSMCLPHLAVVSLFLSTVIFACLKPPSLSSPTLDLVLAVLYAVAPPTVNPLIYSMRNKELKDALKKLVQ from the coding sequence ATGCCGAACAGTAGCTCCCTCAGCGaattccttctcctggcattcacagacacacgggagctgcagctcttgcacttcttgctcttcatgggcatctacctggctgccctcctgggcaacggcctcatcatcacagccatagcctgcgaccaccgcctccacacccccatgtacttcttcctcctcaatctctccctcctcgactttggcaccatctctgtcattgtccccaaatccatgtccaattctctgtgggatgcCAAgtccatttcctacttgggatgtgttgtGCAgctctttttcattgtctttttcattttggctgagtattctattctcactgtcatggcctatgaccggtacattgccatctgcaagcccctgaaCTACGGGACCGTCATGGatagcagagcttgtgtcaaaatagcagtagctgcctgggccagtggttttctcagtgctttcatgcacactgctaacacattttcaataccactctgcagaggcaacacagtggaccagttcttctgtgagattccccagatcctcaagctctcctgctcagactcctacctcagggaagttgggcttattgcagttactgcctgtttaggctttgggtgtttcattttcattgtgctgtcctatgtgcagatcttcactgctgtgctgaggatcccctctgagcagggacgaaacaaagccttttccatgtgcctccctcacctggctgtggtctccctgtttctcagcactgtaatatttgcctgcctgaagcccccctccctctcctccccaactctggatctggttctggctgttctgtatgcagtggcgcctccaacagtgaaccccctcatctacagcatgaggaacaaggaactcaaagatgcactgaagaaactggttcagtag